A genomic region of Clavibacter michiganensis subsp. insidiosus contains the following coding sequences:
- the scpB gene encoding SMC-Scp complex subunit ScpB, protein MAAEPQDPAGDAAAPESDAPLDLDRALEALLMVADEPQSVTTLATATSTPVKEVRRAIQRLVDDFDGKTGGVRRGFELREVGGGWRVYVRPEYDTVIRDHVLTQNPTRLSQAALETLAVITYKQPISRSQVAAIRAVNVDSVVRTLLARGLVTEAFTDGETGAIHYGTTDHLLTQLGINSLDELPPISPLLPDGAEGFHDPLL, encoded by the coding sequence ATGGCAGCTGAGCCGCAGGATCCCGCGGGTGACGCCGCCGCGCCCGAATCCGACGCCCCGCTCGACCTCGACCGCGCGCTCGAGGCGCTGCTCATGGTCGCCGACGAGCCGCAGAGCGTGACGACGCTCGCGACCGCGACCTCCACGCCCGTGAAGGAGGTGCGCCGCGCGATCCAGCGGCTCGTCGACGACTTCGACGGCAAGACCGGGGGAGTGCGCCGCGGCTTCGAGCTGCGCGAGGTCGGCGGCGGCTGGCGCGTGTACGTGCGGCCCGAGTACGACACCGTGATCCGCGACCACGTGCTCACGCAGAACCCCACGCGCCTCTCGCAGGCGGCCCTCGAGACGCTCGCGGTGATCACGTACAAGCAGCCGATCAGCCGCAGCCAGGTCGCCGCGATCCGCGCCGTCAACGTCGACTCGGTGGTGCGGACGCTGCTCGCGCGGGGCCTCGTGACCGAGGCCTTCACCGACGGCGAGACCGGCGCGATCCATTACGGTACGACAGACCACCTGCTCACGCAGCTCGGCATCAACTCGCTCGACGAGCTCCCCCCGATCTCCCCGTTGCTCCCCGACGGGGCGGAAGGCTTCCATGACCCCCTCCTCTGA
- a CDS encoding pseudouridine synthase — protein MTPSSENAHAGNPDEPVAGIRLQKVMAAAGVASRRVCEDMIAAGRVTVNGETVTEPGRRIDPDVDEVAVDDQAVQLDTSKRYLMLNKPVGIYSSLRDERGRPDLREFTEEFEERLFNVGRLDAETSGLLILTNDGDLAHVLAHPSFGVLKTYIAKVTGRVSPQTIQRLTQGVDLEDGPIQADRARILSGGGDQTLVEITLHSGRNRIVRRMLDEVGHPVEELVRRQFGPLHLGSLGVGRVRDLTSDELGQLLTIAREARAQAGPATPQGASADAEAQGDVDREDGE, from the coding sequence ATGACCCCCTCCTCTGAGAATGCGCACGCCGGGAACCCGGACGAGCCCGTCGCGGGCATCCGCCTGCAGAAGGTGATGGCCGCCGCCGGCGTCGCCAGCCGCCGCGTCTGCGAGGACATGATCGCCGCGGGCCGCGTCACCGTGAACGGCGAGACCGTCACCGAGCCCGGCCGCCGCATCGACCCCGACGTCGACGAGGTCGCGGTCGACGACCAGGCCGTGCAGCTCGACACCTCCAAGCGCTACCTCATGCTCAACAAGCCCGTGGGCATCTACTCCTCGCTGCGCGACGAGCGCGGCCGGCCCGACCTCCGCGAGTTCACCGAGGAGTTCGAGGAGCGCCTGTTCAACGTCGGCCGCCTCGACGCGGAGACGAGCGGCCTGCTGATCCTCACCAATGACGGCGACCTCGCGCACGTGCTCGCGCACCCGTCCTTCGGCGTGCTGAAGACCTACATCGCGAAGGTCACCGGACGCGTCTCGCCGCAGACGATCCAGCGCCTCACGCAGGGCGTGGACCTCGAGGACGGGCCGATCCAGGCGGATCGCGCGCGCATCCTCTCGGGCGGCGGCGACCAGACGCTCGTGGAGATCACGCTGCACTCGGGCCGCAACCGCATCGTGCGCCGCATGCTCGACGAGGTCGGCCACCCGGTCGAGGAGCTCGTGCGCCGCCAGTTCGGGCCGCTGCACCTCGGATCCCTCGGCGTCGGCCGCGTGCGCGACCTCACCTCCGACGAGCTCGGCCAGCTCCTCACCATCGCGCGCGAGGCCCGCGCGCAGGCCGGACCCGCGACGCCGCAGGGCGCGAGCGCGGACGCCGAGGCGCAGGGGGACGTGGACCGCGAGGACGGCGAGTGA